One Streptosporangium sp. NBC_01495 DNA window includes the following coding sequences:
- a CDS encoding IS4 family transposase yields the protein MAITRTVTVAAGRFAAGQLGGLTPFLPFELVDAVLEETRAVQQRLRDLPSRVGVYFLVAMCLFPEVGYRLVWDKLTAGIGGCLPGPSAKGLRDLRRRVGCAPVKALFEVVAGVLAPPQTPGVRFGPYRTVSFDGCSSIKTPDSERNRGWLRRCPHGGYPQVELMTLVETGTRSVIGAVFGPTRESETSYATRLLSHLGPEMLLLWDRGFDSNDFLAAVHATGARVVGRIRQCRRPPVLKTLMDSSYLSVVGGVAVRIIEADVRVTCADGSTFNGSYRLVTTLLDARRYPADRLVHLYHERWEHESAYYALRHTILRGRVLRSCDPVGVEQEMWALLLCYQLLRRAITEAAEFQPGTDPDRCSFTIALHTARDLLVRAEEVFEQGLGAIGRRVMSELAPPRRPRISTRKVKSPISRYAERKMDGRPDQSLTVTSVAVSVLPPPPPRPALPAATVPDYAGPGQTSNRTNRVLTALQAQPERQWRAREIAELLGDVTLVATHRQLARWTERGLIKRVRTGRYAAVTPPETTTLCDLQKR from the coding sequence ATGGCCATCACCCGTACCGTCACTGTGGCCGCCGGGAGGTTCGCTGCCGGGCAGCTCGGTGGCCTGACTCCGTTTCTGCCCTTCGAGTTGGTGGATGCCGTTCTGGAGGAGACCCGGGCGGTCCAGCAGCGGCTGAGAGACCTGCCGTCCCGGGTCGGGGTGTACTTCCTGGTGGCGATGTGTCTCTTCCCGGAGGTCGGATACCGGCTGGTGTGGGACAAGCTGACCGCCGGCATCGGCGGCTGTCTGCCGGGCCCCAGCGCGAAGGGACTGCGTGATCTACGTCGCCGCGTGGGCTGCGCTCCGGTGAAGGCGCTGTTCGAAGTGGTGGCAGGGGTACTGGCTCCACCGCAGACGCCGGGCGTGCGCTTCGGCCCGTACCGCACGGTCTCCTTCGACGGCTGCAGCTCGATCAAGACCCCGGACAGTGAGCGTAACCGTGGCTGGCTGAGACGATGCCCGCACGGCGGCTATCCGCAGGTCGAGTTGATGACGCTGGTCGAGACCGGCACCCGCTCCGTGATCGGCGCGGTGTTCGGCCCCACCCGGGAGAGCGAAACCTCCTATGCCACCCGCCTGTTGTCCCATCTCGGTCCCGAGATGCTGCTGCTGTGGGACCGGGGCTTCGACAGCAACGACTTCCTCGCCGCCGTGCACGCCACCGGCGCCCGCGTCGTGGGCCGCATCCGACAGTGCCGTCGCCCGCCGGTCCTCAAGACCCTCATGGATTCCTCCTACCTCTCGGTCGTCGGCGGAGTCGCCGTGCGCATCATCGAGGCCGACGTACGAGTCACCTGCGCCGACGGCAGCACCTTCAACGGCTCCTACCGTCTGGTGACCACCCTGCTGGACGCCCGGCGCTACCCCGCCGACCGTCTCGTGCACCTCTACCACGAACGCTGGGAACACGAGAGCGCCTACTACGCGCTGCGTCACACCATTCTGCGCGGCCGGGTCCTGCGCTCGTGCGACCCGGTCGGCGTCGAGCAGGAGATGTGGGCCCTGCTGCTGTGCTACCAGCTCCTGCGCCGCGCCATCACCGAGGCAGCGGAGTTCCAGCCGGGCACCGATCCTGATCGTTGCAGCTTCACGATCGCTCTCCACACCGCCCGTGACCTGCTGGTACGCGCCGAAGAAGTCTTCGAGCAGGGCCTCGGGGCGATCGGCCGGCGGGTGATGTCGGAGCTGGCCCCGCCGCGTCGGCCCCGCATCAGTACCCGGAAGGTGAAGTCACCCATCTCACGCTACGCGGAAAGGAAGATGGACGGCCGCCCCGACCAGAGCCTGACCGTGACCTCCGTGGCGGTCTCTGTCCTGCCACCCCCGCCTCCTCGTCCCGCGCTGCCGGCCGCCACGGTCCCCGACTACGCCGGCCCCGGCCAGACCAGCAACCGCACGAACCGCGTCCTTACAGCCCTACAGGCGCAACCCGAGCGGCAATGGCGGGCCAGAGAAATCGCCGAGCTTCTCGGCGACGTCACCCTGGTCGCCACCCATCGACAACTCGCCCGCTGGACCGAGAGAGGGCTGATCAAAAGGGTCCGCACCGGCCGCTACGCAGCAGTAACTCCGCCAGAGACCACCACCTTGTGTGACCTGCAGAAACGCTAA
- a CDS encoding SigE family RNA polymerase sigma factor has translation MSLDEEYTAYVSGRLPWLRQIAYPLCQDWHRADDLVQTAITRLYVKWRQARAADNLDAYVRTILVRVFLAEQRGGWFSRVRLTPMPPSPPIEGTDRDTAMDMRRALAAVPPRQRATLVLRFHCDLSVEQTAHTLGCSTGTVKSQTARGLATLRSILGAPDSRLSHTEER, from the coding sequence ATGAGCCTCGATGAGGAGTACACCGCCTATGTGAGCGGGCGGCTGCCATGGTTGCGGCAGATCGCCTACCCGCTGTGCCAGGACTGGCACCGCGCCGACGATCTGGTGCAGACAGCGATAACGAGGCTCTACGTCAAGTGGCGCCAGGCGCGCGCCGCCGACAACCTTGACGCGTACGTCCGGACGATCCTCGTCCGGGTTTTCCTCGCCGAGCAGCGAGGAGGCTGGTTCTCGCGGGTACGGCTGACGCCCATGCCACCCAGCCCCCCGATCGAAGGCACCGACCGCGACACGGCCATGGACATGCGCCGAGCCCTCGCCGCGGTGCCGCCGCGCCAGCGCGCCACCCTCGTGCTGCGCTTTCACTGCGATCTGAGCGTCGAGCAGACCGCCCACACGCTCGGCTGCTCCACCGGAACCGTCAAGAGCCAGACCGCCCGTGGCCTGGCCACCCTGCGCTCGATACTCGGCGCACCGGACTCGCGCCTGTCACATACGGAGGAGCGCTGA
- a CDS encoding PadR family transcriptional regulator, translating into MDDLTEMLKGTLEGCVLEIIGSEETYGYAITRRLNELGFADVVEGTVYTILLRLEKNGLVQVTKRPSGMGPPRKFYALNDAGREELATFWAKWEYITSRIDKLKEGGR; encoded by the coding sequence ATGGACGACCTGACGGAGATGCTGAAGGGCACGCTTGAGGGCTGCGTGCTTGAAATCATCGGCAGCGAGGAGACCTACGGGTACGCCATCACGCGTCGGCTGAACGAACTCGGCTTCGCCGACGTCGTCGAGGGGACGGTTTACACCATCCTGCTGCGACTGGAGAAGAACGGGCTCGTCCAGGTGACGAAACGACCGTCCGGGATGGGTCCGCCGCGCAAGTTCTATGCGCTCAACGACGCGGGGCGCGAAGAGCTCGCGACGTTCTGGGCGAAATGGGAGTACATCACATCACGGATCGACAAGCTCAAGGAGGGCGGGAGATGA
- a CDS encoding DUF1048 domain-containing protein has protein sequence MSFWETMTGSDLTREWKAFEVRAEALPADHRAAWGEIIGHLFPYGDFTGRNLMPILDGALGLLEETAADGRSIHEVLGDDIGGFCAALAGGEGARSFRDRWREQLNRNVARKLGRLGG, from the coding sequence ATGAGCTTCTGGGAGACCATGACAGGCAGCGATCTCACCAGGGAATGGAAGGCGTTCGAAGTTCGGGCCGAGGCATTGCCGGCCGACCACCGGGCGGCGTGGGGAGAGATCATAGGTCATCTTTTTCCCTACGGGGACTTCACAGGTCGAAACCTGATGCCGATTCTCGACGGTGCTCTGGGGCTGCTCGAAGAGACAGCGGCCGATGGGCGGAGCATTCACGAGGTGCTGGGTGACGACATCGGGGGCTTCTGCGCGGCGCTGGCCGGCGGAGAAGGGGCTCGGAGCTTTCGCGACCGCTGGCGCGAGCAGTTGAACAGGAACGTCGCAAGGAAACTGGGCCGGCTAGGAGGCTGA
- a CDS encoding DUF1048 domain-containing protein yields the protein MGIQDIIEGKKQWRAHMARIKALPSDYQIVYKEIQRYFFKVGPTDLLDGSLLSGIVDFFEEGVAARKGVLELIGNDVAAFCDDLVKESRTYADIYQESIRGEPGTAEK from the coding sequence GTGGGCATCCAAGACATCATCGAGGGCAAGAAGCAGTGGCGGGCGCACATGGCGCGCATCAAGGCGCTCCCGTCGGATTACCAGATCGTCTACAAGGAGATTCAGCGGTACTTCTTCAAGGTCGGACCGACCGACTTGCTTGACGGGTCCCTGCTCTCAGGGATCGTCGATTTCTTCGAGGAGGGCGTCGCGGCCCGCAAGGGAGTCCTGGAACTCATCGGCAACGACGTCGCCGCCTTCTGCGACGACCTGGTCAAGGAATCACGCACCTACGCGGACATCTATCAGGAGTCCATCAGAGGTGAACCCGGCACGGCCGAGAAGTAA
- a CDS encoding ABC transporter permease — MAFTPRSGVTRVVYVFGGAIKTGSDSYVNYMLPGILLITVASGIAYTAFRLFMDMKGGIFERFQSMPIARSSVLWAHVLTSLVANSISLVVVVLVALLMGFRSSAGAPAWLAVAGILILFTLALTWIAVIPGLSAKTMEGASAFSYPLVFLSFLSSAFVPTDTMPGPVRFFAEHQPVTSIVNAIRDLFTQQPVGTESSSCG, encoded by the coding sequence TTGGCCTTTACTCCGCGCAGCGGCGTCACCAGAGTCGTCTACGTCTTCGGCGGCGCGATCAAAACAGGGTCGGACTCGTATGTGAACTACATGCTGCCCGGCATCCTGCTCATCACGGTGGCCTCGGGCATCGCCTACACCGCGTTCCGGCTGTTCATGGACATGAAGGGCGGCATCTTCGAGCGATTCCAGTCCATGCCGATCGCGCGCTCGTCGGTGCTGTGGGCGCACGTGCTGACCTCGCTGGTCGCCAATTCGATCTCGCTCGTGGTGGTCGTGCTCGTCGCTCTGCTGATGGGCTTCCGCTCGTCGGCGGGAGCGCCGGCGTGGCTCGCGGTCGCCGGCATCCTGATCCTGTTCACCCTGGCACTGACGTGGATCGCGGTCATCCCCGGCCTGTCGGCCAAGACCATGGAAGGCGCGAGCGCGTTCTCCTACCCGCTCGTCTTCCTGTCGTTCCTCAGCTCGGCGTTCGTGCCCACCGACACCATGCCCGGCCCGGTGCGTTTCTTCGCCGAGCACCAGCCGGTGACCTCCATCGTCAACGCCATCCGCGACCTGTTCACCCAGCAGCCGGTCGGCACCGAGTCATCGAGCTGCGGGTGA
- a CDS encoding GNAT family N-acetyltransferase, with the protein MTTSWITRPETATDLTQIREVNLAAFPTPHEADLVEALRADRQAWIPGLSWVTEAPDGSIAGFALLTRCHVNGSPALTLGPCAVRPEHQRRGAGSAAIHAALDAAREQGENLVLVLGHADYYPRFGFTPASSHSIRPPFDVEDKYMMALVFDPTPPVPSGTIRYPAAFGV; encoded by the coding sequence ATGACCACTTCCTGGATCACCCGCCCCGAGACCGCCACCGACCTCACCCAGATCCGCGAGGTCAACCTCGCCGCCTTCCCCACCCCTCACGAGGCCGACCTGGTCGAGGCGCTGCGCGCCGACCGGCAGGCGTGGATCCCCGGCCTGTCCTGGGTCACCGAGGCACCCGACGGCTCCATCGCCGGATTCGCGCTGCTCACCCGCTGCCACGTCAACGGCTCTCCGGCGCTCACCCTGGGCCCGTGCGCCGTACGGCCCGAGCACCAGCGGCGCGGCGCCGGTTCCGCCGCCATCCACGCCGCCCTCGACGCCGCCCGTGAGCAAGGCGAGAACCTGGTGCTCGTGCTCGGCCACGCCGACTACTACCCGCGCTTCGGCTTCACCCCGGCCTCCAGCCACTCCATCCGGCCGCCCTTCGACGTCGAGGACAAGTACATGATGGCGCTCGTCTTCGACCCCACCCCGCCCGTGCCGTCCGGCACCATCCGCTACCCGGCCGCGTTCGGAGTCTGA
- the rsgA gene encoding ribosome small subunit-dependent GTPase A: MPNLFTDPSDVGLTRYGWTETLDNAFAEHREAGLVPARIARVDRGLCDAVTESGPVRAALTALYSPDPLLAPCTGDWAALRPGREPELVALLPRRSAIVRSSASRTSHGQVLAANIDTVVVAVSLAAALDAARLERLLALAWDSGARPLIVLTKADLAADAAAVHAEAGELAPGVDILVTSVTTGQNIDVLTASLSGTTVLLGSSGAGKSSLGNALLGDELLATGEVRAQDGKGRHTTVRRELVPLPGGGVLIDTPGLRGISLYDAADGLEQVFAEIERLALDCRFGDCAHDTEPGCAVQAAIQAGELTERRLGSYRKLQRENVWAASRTDARLRGERANQQKAITSHLRATYKFRDQQS, from the coding sequence TTGCCAAACCTCTTCACGGATCCATCCGACGTCGGCCTGACCCGGTACGGATGGACGGAAACACTCGACAACGCCTTCGCCGAACACCGCGAGGCCGGCCTGGTACCGGCCCGGATCGCACGGGTGGATCGCGGCCTGTGTGACGCGGTCACCGAGTCCGGCCCGGTGCGGGCCGCCCTCACGGCGCTGTATTCCCCCGACCCGCTCCTGGCGCCCTGCACCGGCGACTGGGCCGCGCTGCGTCCGGGACGCGAACCGGAGCTGGTGGCCCTGCTGCCGCGTCGTAGCGCGATCGTGCGCTCGTCGGCGTCACGCACCTCCCACGGGCAGGTGCTGGCCGCCAACATCGACACCGTCGTCGTCGCCGTCTCACTGGCCGCCGCGCTGGACGCGGCCCGGCTGGAGCGGCTGCTGGCCCTGGCGTGGGACAGCGGCGCCAGGCCGCTGATCGTCTTGACCAAGGCGGATCTGGCCGCCGACGCCGCCGCCGTGCACGCCGAAGCGGGCGAGCTGGCGCCAGGTGTGGACATCCTGGTCACCAGCGTGACCACCGGTCAGAACATCGATGTGCTGACCGCGTCGCTGAGCGGAACCACGGTCCTGCTCGGATCCTCGGGCGCGGGCAAGTCCAGCCTCGGCAACGCGCTGCTCGGCGACGAGCTTCTGGCCACCGGCGAGGTACGGGCGCAGGACGGCAAGGGCCGCCACACCACCGTCCGCCGCGAACTGGTCCCCCTTCCCGGTGGCGGTGTCCTCATCGACACGCCCGGCCTGCGCGGGATCAGCCTGTACGACGCCGCCGACGGCCTGGAACAGGTCTTCGCCGAGATCGAACGCCTCGCCCTGGACTGCCGCTTCGGCGACTGCGCCCACGACACCGAACCGGGTTGCGCGGTCCAGGCCGCCATCCAGGCGGGCGAGCTGACCGAGCGCCGCCTGGGCAGCTACCGCAAGCTACAACGCGAGAACGTATGGGCGGCCTCGCGCACCGATGCCCGGCTGCGCGGCGAGCGCGCCAACCAGCAGAAGGCCATCACCAGCCATCTTCGCGCGACCTACAAGTTCAGGGACCAGCAGTCATGA
- a CDS encoding alpha/beta hydrolase → MSTFVLIHGGGDVGWSWHLVEAELRARGHEVLAPDLPGDDESKTLADYADAVVEAVGDKRDLVVVGHSFGAFTAPLVADRLPVDVLVLLAGMIPSPGESPDEWWANTGCQSAVGEQARRDGGLTGNADPFVSFYHDVPRELAEEAMDKERDHPSRAASAAPWPLDAWPNVPTRFVLCSEDRFFPPDFFRRLVPERLGIVPDEIAGGHCVALSRPKEVADMLAGYASATRIEQ, encoded by the coding sequence ATGAGCACATTCGTGTTGATCCACGGCGGGGGAGACGTCGGATGGTCCTGGCACCTGGTGGAGGCCGAGCTACGAGCGCGTGGGCACGAGGTGCTGGCTCCCGACCTTCCGGGTGATGACGAGTCGAAGACCCTGGCGGACTACGCCGACGCCGTGGTCGAGGCCGTCGGTGACAAGCGGGACCTGGTCGTCGTGGGCCACTCGTTCGGTGCGTTCACCGCCCCGTTGGTCGCCGATCGGCTGCCCGTCGATGTGCTGGTCCTCCTGGCCGGCATGATCCCGTCGCCGGGTGAGTCGCCGGACGAGTGGTGGGCCAACACCGGCTGCCAGAGCGCGGTGGGGGAGCAGGCCAGGCGCGATGGCGGTTTGACCGGCAACGCGGATCCATTCGTGAGCTTCTACCACGATGTCCCCCGGGAGCTGGCCGAGGAGGCGATGGACAAGGAGCGCGACCATCCGTCCAGGGCCGCATCGGCCGCTCCGTGGCCGCTGGACGCGTGGCCGAACGTGCCGACGAGGTTCGTGCTCTGCAGCGAGGACCGATTCTTCCCGCCCGACTTCTTTCGCCGGCTGGTGCCCGAGCGCCTGGGTATCGTCCCCGACGAGATCGCGGGCGGCCACTGCGTCGCACTCAGCCGCCCCAAAGAGGTGGCGGACATGTTGGCGGGCTACGCGTCTGCCACGAGGATCGAGCAGTGA
- a CDS encoding LysR family transcriptional regulator, with amino-acid sequence MTDLELRHLAAMAAVAEEGSFGRAAARLGYTQSTVSQQIAALERSVGGPVFDRPGGPRPVRITPLGAVVLEHGRELLAKAAALAEAVDRFQAGDGRIDIGTLQSVSTAILPVVVRRLRDEHPGCDIRLSEEEPEAPQIGDLDLLFYDGLLSGDVEHVKLLDDPYLLVARSGAFSEHSVPLDQLDGAPLVAWPSTCDQPRMEEAFTRAGVNPKIVFRTAGNETLLSMVRAGMGSAVLPWLAIHAADAESDDRLRVHELRPAIPPREICLHWRAGRTHSPLAARAIEIAIEVASDLAGEPALEQGC; translated from the coding sequence GTGACCGATCTCGAACTGAGGCACCTGGCCGCGATGGCCGCCGTCGCCGAGGAGGGCTCGTTCGGCCGGGCGGCGGCCCGCCTCGGCTACACCCAGTCGACCGTGAGCCAGCAGATCGCCGCGTTGGAGAGGTCTGTCGGCGGCCCGGTGTTCGATCGACCGGGTGGGCCCAGACCGGTACGGATCACACCGCTCGGCGCCGTCGTCCTCGAGCACGGGCGCGAGCTGCTGGCGAAGGCGGCAGCCCTGGCCGAGGCCGTGGACCGGTTCCAGGCCGGCGACGGCCGGATCGACATCGGCACCCTCCAGAGCGTATCCACGGCGATCTTGCCGGTCGTCGTACGTCGGCTGCGCGACGAGCACCCCGGCTGCGACATCCGGCTGTCCGAGGAAGAGCCGGAGGCGCCTCAGATCGGCGATCTCGACCTGCTGTTCTACGACGGCCTCCTCAGCGGCGACGTCGAGCATGTCAAGCTGCTCGACGATCCGTACCTGCTGGTGGCCAGGAGCGGCGCCTTCTCCGAGCACTCTGTCCCGCTGGACCAGCTCGACGGTGCACCGCTGGTGGCCTGGCCGTCCACCTGCGACCAGCCCAGGATGGAGGAGGCATTCACCCGCGCCGGCGTGAACCCGAAGATCGTCTTCCGTACGGCAGGCAACGAGACGCTGCTGTCGATGGTGCGAGCCGGGATGGGATCGGCGGTGCTGCCGTGGCTCGCCATCCACGCCGCCGACGCCGAGTCCGACGACCGGCTCCGCGTCCACGAGCTGCGACCGGCCATTCCCCCACGCGAGATCTGCCTGCACTGGCGGGCCGGCCGTACCCACTCTCCCCTGGCGGCCCGAGCGATCGAGATCGCCATCGAAGTTGCGTCCGACCTGGCCGGCGAGCCGGCCCTGGAGCAGGGGTGCTGA
- a CDS encoding histidine phosphatase family protein, which produces MTTRHLYLARHGAADAFGNLTDIGRRQAGLLGERLAGLPVDAVWHSPLPRAAASAHELARHLQNAPAAEAAELIDHVPYVPQAAETPPSWTGFLDGYDDAEAASGQKLAEALLARFAKSPDTTAAGTRRDTHEVLVTHAYQIAWLVRHSLDAPPSRWLGLNSANAALTVIDYRTGLPPTLVMFNDMSHLPADLRWTGFPDGTRP; this is translated from the coding sequence ATGACCACGCGACACCTCTACCTGGCACGCCACGGCGCGGCCGACGCGTTCGGGAACCTCACCGACATCGGTCGCCGGCAGGCGGGCCTGCTGGGCGAACGGCTCGCCGGCCTACCGGTCGACGCCGTGTGGCACTCTCCGCTACCGCGTGCCGCAGCCAGCGCGCACGAACTCGCCCGGCACCTGCAGAACGCGCCCGCCGCCGAGGCCGCCGAACTTATCGACCATGTGCCCTACGTTCCCCAAGCGGCCGAAACACCCCCATCCTGGACCGGCTTCCTCGACGGCTACGACGACGCCGAGGCGGCCTCGGGTCAGAAGCTCGCCGAGGCCCTGCTCGCCCGGTTCGCGAAGTCCCCCGACACAACCGCGGCAGGAACCCGGCGCGACACTCACGAGGTTCTGGTGACGCACGCCTACCAGATCGCGTGGCTGGTGCGGCACTCCCTGGACGCGCCGCCATCCCGGTGGCTCGGCCTGAACAGTGCCAACGCCGCACTGACGGTCATCGACTACCGCACCGGCCTGCCACCGACGCTCGTGATGTTCAACGACATGAGCCACCTCCCGGCCGACCTGCGCTGGACCGGGTTCCCCGACGGCACGAGGCCATGA
- a CDS encoding TetR/AcrR family transcriptional regulator, protein MRVRKFAYTHSNWNTETVTTRRTGLREQKKQATREALRAAALRLALERGPDNVRVDDIAEAAGVSPRTYNNYFSSREQAIVAAVAGERETRVAAAVADRPAGVGLADAVIEAIVDQYTTPVESGRDALLLITTRPALRDAFVETATTIEHPLTDAIAERLGDGDPHTARVLAASVAAAVRVAIEQWLQTTASSFTTSGLVVPSGSLPDLLRTTLAPLTPALDAAEQRALRRRHQ, encoded by the coding sequence ATGCGTGTACGCAAATTTGCTTACACGCATTCAAACTGGAATACTGAGACGGTGACGACGAGACGGACGGGGCTGCGCGAGCAGAAGAAGCAGGCCACCCGAGAGGCCTTGCGCGCGGCGGCCCTGCGGCTGGCTCTTGAGCGTGGACCGGACAACGTGCGCGTCGATGACATCGCCGAGGCCGCCGGCGTCTCACCGAGGACGTACAACAACTACTTCTCCAGCCGCGAACAGGCGATCGTCGCCGCCGTCGCCGGCGAACGGGAAACGCGAGTCGCGGCGGCGGTGGCCGACCGGCCCGCCGGCGTCGGCCTCGCCGACGCCGTCATCGAGGCGATCGTGGATCAGTACACCACCCCGGTCGAATCCGGCCGGGACGCACTACTGCTGATCACCACCCGCCCCGCGTTGCGCGACGCATTCGTCGAAACCGCTACCACGATCGAACATCCCCTCACCGACGCCATCGCCGAACGTCTCGGCGATGGCGATCCACACACCGCACGGGTGCTCGCGGCGAGCGTGGCCGCCGCAGTTCGCGTGGCGATCGAGCAGTGGCTGCAGACGACTGCCTCGTCCTTCACAACCAGTGGGCTCGTCGTGCCGTCTGGCTCGCTACCGGACCTCCTTCGCACCACGCTCGCACCCCTCACACCCGCACTCGACGCCGCCGAGCAACGAGCACTCCGCCGCCGGCATCAGTGA
- a CDS encoding FAD-dependent oxidoreductase, translating into MITDVVIAGGGPNGLMLACELSLAGIRPVVLERLPEPSEEPKANGLLGQVVKMLDRRGLCERLSGSPEPPQPNSAYFMFGAMGLDLSLLEDSPIYALPVPQRRIVQVLQERAIELGVEIRRGHEVVGLSQDDDAVTIDVTSPGGAYHLRARHLVGADGAHSTTRKLSGIGFPGITYDRMTVRSAHATVPADWVDAATGALNVPGYGAVSPFMPHRTERGGFSYAPMPGHPPLVSTTEWDQPTTDAPMSLDELRASIRRVLGVDVPLGPPDGQGPHALRRLTGGNTRVAERFADGRVFLIGDAAHVYAATGGGPGLNLGLQDAVNLGWKLAAEIRGSAPSGLLNSYETERRSAAQRMVLNAQAQAALIAPGSDVTGLREVFTELLRDPSTVQRLAELTAGADVRYDMGEREAHPLIGQFAPDMELHTPTGPVRLAELTRTARPLLLDLTERASLAKTLALRHDQVDIVAARSQAPAPTALLLRPDCYVAWASASPQPDPMEIETLRAALQRWFGVAEPAHT; encoded by the coding sequence ATGATCACAGATGTCGTCATCGCTGGCGGCGGTCCGAACGGGCTGATGCTGGCCTGCGAACTGAGCCTGGCAGGGATCCGGCCGGTCGTGCTGGAGCGGCTGCCGGAGCCGAGCGAGGAACCGAAGGCGAACGGATTGCTCGGCCAGGTCGTGAAAATGCTCGACCGCCGGGGGCTGTGTGAACGTCTCAGTGGTAGCCCAGAACCGCCGCAGCCGAACTCCGCGTACTTCATGTTCGGCGCGATGGGCCTGGACCTGAGCCTGCTGGAGGACAGCCCCATCTATGCCCTGCCGGTGCCGCAGCGACGCATCGTGCAGGTTCTGCAGGAGCGTGCCATCGAACTGGGCGTGGAGATCCGGCGGGGACATGAGGTCGTCGGCCTGTCGCAGGACGACGACGCGGTCACCATCGACGTCACGAGTCCGGGTGGGGCGTACCACCTGCGGGCTCGGCACCTTGTCGGCGCGGATGGAGCCCACAGCACCACGCGCAAGCTCTCCGGCATCGGATTCCCCGGCATCACCTACGACCGGATGACTGTGCGCTCAGCGCATGCGACGGTCCCGGCGGACTGGGTCGATGCTGCGACCGGTGCGCTGAACGTGCCCGGCTACGGCGCTGTTTCCCCGTTCATGCCCCATCGCACCGAGCGCGGAGGGTTCTCCTACGCGCCGATGCCTGGCCACCCGCCGCTGGTCAGCACCACAGAGTGGGACCAGCCCACGACGGACGCCCCGATGAGCCTCGACGAGTTGCGGGCGAGCATCCGCCGCGTGCTCGGCGTCGACGTGCCGCTTGGTCCGCCCGACGGCCAAGGACCGCACGCGCTGCGCCGGCTGACCGGCGGTAACACTCGGGTCGCCGAACGGTTCGCCGACGGCCGGGTGTTCCTGATCGGTGACGCCGCCCACGTGTACGCCGCCACGGGGGGCGGTCCAGGGCTCAACCTCGGCCTGCAGGACGCGGTCAATCTCGGCTGGAAACTCGCCGCCGAGATCCGGGGAAGTGCCCCGTCCGGACTGCTGAACAGTTACGAGACAGAGCGGCGATCGGCCGCTCAGCGCATGGTGCTGAACGCGCAGGCACAGGCGGCCCTGATCGCCCCCGGCAGCGATGTCACCGGACTGCGCGAGGTGTTCACCGAACTGCTCCGCGACCCGAGCACCGTGCAGCGTCTGGCCGAACTCACCGCGGGCGCCGACGTCCGCTACGACATGGGCGAACGCGAGGCGCACCCGCTGATCGGCCAGTTCGCCCCGGACATGGAACTGCACACCCCGACCGGGCCGGTCCGGCTGGCCGAGCTGACCAGAACCGCACGTCCCCTGCTGCTCGACCTGACCGAAAGAGCATCGCTAGCAAAAACACTTGCCCTGCGCCACGACCAGGTCGATATCGTCGCCGCGCGCTCCCAGGCCCCCGCGCCCACCGCCCTGCTCCTTCGACCGGACTGCTATGTGGCCTGGGCATCCGCATCACCCCAACCAGATCCCATGGAGATCGAAACACTCCGGGCAGCCTTGCAGCGGTGGTTTGGTGTCGCCGAACCCGCCCACACCTAA